GTTCGAAGTCAAATCAATTGTCACCATTCAATCTTTCGTTAAAAACGACCTAAGATTTAACCTTggtcatttttctttcaccgaaCTCCCCGAGATTTCTTAGGGTTTCCATACTTTTGCTCTCACCCTGTATGACGAGGTGATCACTGACAGTCTTAACAAAACTAAGAACCGTAAGACCTTGGATGAAAGAATACATTTTAAATCGTTAAGATCGCGTTCTCGCCGAGTATTTCATGTTCTGTTAAAAGAAAAGCACAGAATAAAAATGAGGATAAACGGATTTCTTTCCTACGGAGAACCTGGAAAGCTAGCaggaaaattcgttttttataGTTAGCTTCAAGATACAAGTAGATAATACCTACGCTGTATAATACAGGTATACATACATCACACGTACGACTGTCTATACATGCCGTGCACCGATCGGATCGGTCAACCTTGTCAAATCGTAATGACGTACATCAAAAGTGTCGTGAGTCACCGAAAGTCTGTAAATACAGACTTCTTACGCCTTCGGGAAATCACCGAAACTTTTTCCCGGCTTGCCTCGCGTCCCGCAAACGGAAAGCCCCGATTACCACGTCTGATTCGACACAGCTACCGCTACTGCAGGTACACATATTACACACGTGTGTAACACGCCTCAATTAACATTCAAGTATGGAAATCACAGGCGCGCGTTCGATCGACGTGACTTGGAATTGGATGCATCAATATACTCGCTGGTGTTACGTAAGACGCGTACGGACGCGCACAATTGCTGATGTGCGTAAAAGTGTTCGTAGGTGAATACCTAGTTTCATATTACATGCACACTGGAAACTagcgtatatacgtacatgcgTATAATTCGTGACTGCGGCTGTGACTCTTGGGTTTTTACGATGGTATTTCTCAACCAGTTTATTATACAGACACTAAACTCCGCTGGGCTTGACCTGGAGAAAATTTAACGATCCCACATTTACAATGTTATAATATATCCTATGATACAGCTTCTGTAACCGAACGTGATTCGAAGATGCATTTAGACAAAGAATAGACGATCTCTTGAACTCAATGCACACGTGGAGTAGTCGTGCTTTTTACTGCACCGCACATGCCATAATTATAGATTGCCTATTGCCCGCTGCTATATCGACGTATGGTAGTTTTGAATTTATCGAGCATTTTTGCAGTATTTCATCTACatgttttacaattattttttatttctcctttCCAGAAATCCCTATAAAAGTGTTTGTATTACAGTTTTGCGATCACTTCTTTTTCGTCAAGAAACGATCATCTGCAATATTCCGATATTTCAATACATCTAATTTTCTACCAGCCGAATAtgtttcgaataaaataaaataaaaaatgaacgaaacacaaaatattgaaaaataagaatacagAGAATAAGTTACAAGTGATACGGTAGAATATCGAAAGTGCAGTAAGTCCGTTTTAACGCGACCCTAGGCGAGGATTATGGTGCAGGAACGCCTCCGTATTTTCATTGGATAAAAGCAGCAGCCAATAAGAATTTTCCACCGAATAAAGCAAGGGGGAAATACGAGGTACACGTGTGTGGAAGCTTACACCCCTGGGTGCGAGGAGGAAGGTCCGTTTCCTTTTTATATTGTCACGATTCACTCCGGGGTGCGGTAACTCGCTCCCCAAAATTCCCCGATCCCGATTTCACCCCGCGCTGCAATGTATTGTAATATAATAGTTTCGGTAGCGTTGCCAAGTATCCATAGAATTATTGTTCGGATGTCGGACTGTCATCCCCTTGAATATAGATATAGCGTGGAAATTTTTGACGCCGGTAAAAGCTGCAGGGGCCGCTGATGCGAATTCCCGATCGGGATCCTCGATACACCGGCGGCGCCCCTCTCGCATCGCGAACAGTGTAAGAATGACCCTCGAGCCTCTCAAAGAGACTATCTGTTGGCCCGACAATTCCATGGGGACATCAGGCGCGTACATATGTATGGACAGGACGGACACGAATGGTACTCAGCGATGATTTACTGCGATTTTTCCAACCTTCGTACAACGGCTGAGTGCTGCGTGACTTTTGCACGCCGCTAGCACCgttttgttcttcttcttcctgccGTGTGGCTGTATTTCGTTTAGTTAGGACAGGCGTCAATATACCGTGtgattattacttttttaataatatatcatactttatttaacaattttattttatttcgttttaaaCATTTCCCTtagttttagttttatttgtaatttataagcTTCGAACTCATTCGTTGCCGAAAGCACTAAGTGGAGGGATTCACCGAATGAGTAAATTGCACGTAGGTGcagttatttcaaatttcgttacattttttatgcTAATTGCTATAGTTATGATCAAATTCCGAGGCTTTGGTGCATTTGTCACAATGACCCACCGATGCTTCGAGGGGATTCATCCTGTATAGGGTGAAGATCGAGCGAATTATATGGAGATGATTCCGGCTTATCGGAACGTCCATTCAAGACCCCACCGATCAGTTAATGGTTATTTTCGAGTTTTCTGTGTGCTAAATGCTTTCAGCCTATTATTCGGAATCCGAGTCGTTTCGGTGACTCCGAAAATCGTCTTTGTAGCAAACTTTACCCACGTAGAGGTATGTATGAATTTGGAAAAGCGGACTTTGGAATTCTTAACTTTTATTCGTACACATAAGTTCGTTCTTGGCTTTTGTACACATTCTACAAACACTATTAGCTAACGTTAAGGCTTGACTTTTTACTGTAGATAATAATGTAAATTTCGTCATGTCGTGCGTTCGATCTTGAATTCGATTAATATTACATGCTAATTTCTGCTTCACGAACATCCAGCTGTCCGTAGACTTATCTCTCTATCAATAAAAAGATCTTGTTAAATACACGAAGCTAGCTTTTTTAAGACGCATGAAGTTAGCATTTATTCACGGGACTCTAATATTGCTGTATACGTTGACAACtggatattattataataagtttaaaatatgaaatactattttcatttattaagTACGTTTCGTAGTGAACGAAAACCACTGAGCGGACAACCTAGACAGCGAGGCGCGATGCGCGCAGAGGTGGGCCCCTAGAATTtgcaagaaaagaaagaaacaaaaaagaaaacaatgcGTGGAAGAACTTGAGTCTCAATGCggactcacaatcagttttcGCGATTGATGACGCTCGTTGATAATTAAAGTCATGAGAAAATTAAAGGTACACGAATGGGTCAAAAAACGTCGAGTTTTTCCAGCAAGACCCGAGAATCTgtatttcagtatttttatttgcaatcACAGATAGGATTGCATTTTTTACAAAGAGACATGTCGACTCTTCGAGTGCGTCCCGATGTTTCAAAAGTGATCCGTGTACGCGACGCTGGAATACCACTGAATTGATCATTAGCGCCATCTCACAGAATTTAAGTAAGTGGTATTACCGGCATTACAGTGTGACAACTATGCAACTTGTACAAATTGCTTAATCtgaacaagaaaataaaataaatcgacTAATTATTACATAGTGATAAAAGAAACTCTTTGAATTATCATATGTTTTGTGAGTCTCTCCCAGAAAAAACAGACACCTTTATTATCGGACAAAGGCCCAAAAGTCTACGGTAAGTGGAACATCGGTCGGTCAAGTAGAACATAATGATCGACGGCAGAATTTTGAACTAATGCAAGTGAGTAAAATGGGAGCACGTGTAAACCGTGTAACCTAAAAAAGGTCCAATGTAGGCAACGACGGTGATTTCTGCTTACGTATTCACGAAATAAAactagaaacaaaaaaactaaaacGTTGTTGGCCAAAAATGAACAAAGACGCAAATGAAGCTGGAATGCGATTCCCTTTACGCATCACGAAAAGCAACGTAACTTGTTCCGTTCGCGGGTGCAGAACCAAGGCCTCCGTACACGGGACAGTTAGATTACACCTGTTCCCTAAACCCAACGAAACATTTGTAGATTTTCCTAACGAATTTGGTATTTTGGAGAAAACTGACCGTCGTAGAGCATGggagaaaatattgaaaatggaacGGGAAGCTTCGTCATGGATGCGAGTCTGCTCCTTGCACTTCGTCAAGAATGACTATTGCTTCCAGAGTGAGGATTGGGATTAGTCTCATCTGTTCAGATCTGTCGTCAATGCCTTCGTTTTCGCGTTTACTTGTCTTTTATTTGCTTTCAGGCGTTCATTCGCAGAGAAGGCATCTAAAGAAAACTGCAGTGCCGTCGTGCAACTTGCAGGGATCTTTCCTTACAGGCAGCAGAAGAGGCAGAAAGAGAAATATGAAATGTAAAGTGGATGAGGAGTGGTTACCAAAGAGAATGTGTCGCATGCAAACAGAGGAACAGCCAAAGCTCGTTCGTATAAAAGAAGAGCCAGTTGACGAAGATGAAGGAGAACAAATAGACATGGAAGAATCATTAGCAGTCAAGACAGAACTGCTAGAGCCAAAAGTAGAATTGGATGAACCTGTAAATGATATTCCTTCATTTACCTTTGTCAGGACAGAAGTAGTGACTAATGACCTAAgagttttccaattttttgacAGCGATACGAGCGATGCTCATTTGGCTACACTGACAGGAATCTCGAAACTATCTACTCTaaataattttagaaataCTAAACATTGCCGACCCTGAAGATGTATTTTGTGGACAATTAAACTCGAAGCTACAGGTTCTGATGACGTACGTGAAATTGAAGCCCAACTTGTGTTACGAATTTCTCGCAGTATCATTTAAATGTGGTACACTGTGCGATTGTAAACAAATGATATTTCGTACTCTGGACATATTGAGTGGCTGTTTGAAATATGCCATATCTTGGCTAAATAAAGACAGTCTCTAGAAACCTGTCTGAATGTTTGGGAGGATTGGCCGACATTTGCATGGTTCTAGGTTGcactgaaattgaaattaagaGGTCGAAAAGTCTGTGCTGACAATTCGCCACCTATTCTTACTCTGAACGATCTCATACCATAACATTTATCACAGGCTGGATCCTAAGTGGTTTGATATCATTGTGAGTGATGCTTATGGTAGCCAAGCTTTCGGTGAAGGTTGAAAACCTTCGATATCTTAGGATCCACATTGCCTATGTGCCTTACAGAAAGAAGTGCACAAAGCTTTGTCATTATCTGTGCCACGGTGAATTTGGACAACCTTACTTGGAAGAGTGACAAATTTAATTCATATGATTGCATAGCATCAGTGAATATTACatgtagaatgaaaaattcttctgAGCTGtaggaaaatgaaagaaacgaCCCTTGTTATGaagatatttaaattataacCAATCATGTGcaaaaagaattcaaaaatggaTCTCCTCTATTGTGTTGTGTAGGTCAAATTGTACTATAAGCAATATGAAacaatacttgaataaaattattattttcataatagCCGGAGTTGTAACTTTTTCATGTTTTGCGTGAAGCATATTTCACGAATCCTGTTACGAAACTATTCTTGTTCTATAAATACTGTGTGTTTGTCTCAATGACACAATTCACTTAAACATATCTGGCAGCTTTGTCGGATACCTTAAAATCATCTCTGCTTTGAAATTGACTTTTGAAACATCCATGGGTTGCCAGTGAACCTGATTCGTACTTCCTCGTTAATAGCTCGAGCATTTTGTCCCATAATGTTTCCATATCTAGATGAGTGACAGATTCTAAGTTATCCGTGTCATTTCTAAAAGCATAGAAGACTTCAATAATCATTTCTCTTGGAATGACGGGAGATGTattgttgaatttcatttcatttcatgcaAGCACCTCTCCTCTCAGGATCAATTTGTCCTTTATCTTGGCAGGGCAGTTTTCCAGAATCAGATCCCGACACACAAGCCGCTTGCAGATCGATTCAGCCAAATAAGCCCAGTTCCCTACCATCTACAACATGCTGGTCGTGAAACATAACCTCTCCGGAATTCAACATATTTTCTTTATCGAGGAAATTCTGACTATCCCTGTGAGGAACAAATCTCACCGATAGTTAGTCTCATTGTTTTAAATCCCAGCAAACATCGCTTCGCATTATAATTCAGGTAAGTACAGATCAAGAGCAACAATCGTCGAAATTTTTCTAGATGTGTTCATTCACCTTCTGCCATTGCTTGTTATCAGCTGTCATTCGAATAAGCGTAGAGGTTATGGTGGTTTTATGAAATATCTGTCAAATACATCTCTACATTTGATTCGAATTAATCGGTAAGCGAtggtgcaatttttttaagtctggctcttcgttacttttttttcaattctgcaAATTCAACTCTGAACCAATTATTTTTGTCAGTAGAGACACCAATAGTACCAATAGGTACAGAGACACCACTGGTACCAGGACGGTATATTAACAAGGGGTGTTGAACTAGaggaataaggaaaaaaagaaggtgtTCTCAAATACCGATTTCAATAATGGACAATAACAGCACATTGCGTCCTGAATTAGTTTGGATTGACGGAAGGTGTTATAGATTTTGTGACAGTGGTGTATGGTCCAAAGATCGTGGCACGGCTGTTTATCAGGAAGAATCGATGTATCTAGAAGATGATTACGACAGCGATGAGGATTCTGCCAGCGAAGAGTTTGATGTGCAACCCTACAATGGCAGATTTAAACACACCTTTTATCTCGCTAAGTAAGTGCTCCAATGGATTTATAAAGAAAACCTTGCTGAGGGGTGCGTATAAGTTTACTTTCCGataattgataaaatgaaatttctattttcaggccattttttccttttgtgATCGGCACTAAAGGGTCGACCCGTAAAAGACTAGAAACAGAGACGTCGACATCCATTCAAATCCCAAAATTAGGCCAGAATGGAGacattggtgaaaaaataaattacctaGTTTGCACCTATGTAATCTAAATTATTTCGTTAATGTTTCGTTACTTCTAGTTCTAGTTGGTCCGACACGCCAGAAAGTTATTTTGGCTCGCCAGCGAATTGACAATCTGATAAAAACATCGAGAAAGAAGTTGCACTACACTCATTTTATATCCATACCCACAAACTGTGAAAGTGTTCAAAACggattccaaaaattcaaggaGTCAGTGCTGGCTGCAAACGAGCCGATGAGGGGTGTCGaagaagaaatatttcaaaatccaaAGAAGATGCATCTCACTATCGGCATGCTGGTTTTGGTCGACAGCATAGAGAGAGAAGAAGCTGTGAGAGCGTTAGAACATtgcaaagaaaatataattgcGTAGGTGACTTTCCAATCAACTAATGTGATGAAGCAAAGAAATATCATAGCTATATTCAAATcgctgaaattatttattatcaaatgca
The sequence above is drawn from the Neodiprion pinetum isolate iyNeoPine1 chromosome 2, iyNeoPine1.2, whole genome shotgun sequence genome and encodes:
- the LOC124212497 gene encoding uncharacterized protein; the protein is MNKDANEAGMRFPLRITKSNVTCSVRGCRTKASVHGTVRLHLFPKPNETFVDFPNEFGILEKTDRRRAWEKILKMEREASSWMRVCSLHFVKNDYCFQSVHSQRRHLKKTAVPSCNLQGSFLTGSRRGRKRNMKCKVDEEWLPKRMCRMQTEEQPKLVRIKEEPVDEDEGEQIDMEESLAVKTELLEPKVELDEPRYERCSFGYTDRNLETIYSK
- the LOC124212495 gene encoding activating signal cointegrator 1 complex subunit 1, producing the protein MDNNSTLRPELVWIDGRCYRFCDSGVWSKDRGTAVYQEESMYLEDDYDSDEDSASEEFDVQPYNGRFKHTFYLAKPFFPFVIGTKGSTRKRLETETSTSIQIPKLGQNGDIVLVGPTRQKVILARQRIDNLIKTSRKKLHYTHFISIPTNCESVQNGFQKFKESVLAANEPMRGVEEEIFQNPKKMHLTIGMLVLVDSIEREEAVRALEHCKENIIAPAILKNGPLLLTVQGVDYMNDDPAEVNVLYAKVYSKDNVLQEIADQISDYFFDIGFLRKDADKVNLHITLMNTKFRIPEDERRGAKRETFDATKILKAHKDTKFGEFTLSTIHISQLHSQSSNGYYEITGSITC